From the genome of uncultured Desulfovibrio sp.:
AGCGGCGTGCGCGTGCTGATTACCGAAGAGCCCTGCGTGCTGTATGCCCGCCGTCAGCTCAAAAAGGCCCAGCCCCAGGTAGCCGAGGTGGCCCAGCAGGGGCCGGAAGCCATGCGCTGTCTTGAACAGCTGGCCTGCCCCGCCTTTTACCGCGAGGGCGACAATCTTGCTGTAGATGCCACGCTCTGCACGGGCTGCATGGTCTGTTTGCAGGTTGCGCCCACGGCCTTCAAGGCGCGGAAGCGGTAGGGAGATATTATGAAAACACAAGAAATGCAGAAGCGGATGCGTATATTCTTTACCGGCGTGGGCGGTCAGGGAACCCTGACGGCCACAACCCTGCTGGCCCGCACGGCTCTGGAAGCCGGACTGGATGTGGTGGCTGGCGAAGTGCACGGCATGGCCCAGCGCGGCGGCGTGGTGGAATCTGTCATGCTACTTGGCGGCTGGCGTTCCCCCAAGCTGGACTACGGCGAAGCCGATGTGCTGCTTGGCTTTGAGCCGCTGGAAACCCTGCGCGCCCTGCCCTATTTGCAGCCAGGCGGCGCAATCTTTTCCAGCAGTGATGCCCTGCCGCCCCTCAGCGTTTCGCTGGGCAAGGCAGTGTACCCCGATATGCCGCACATTATGGAAAAAACCCGTCAGGTTGCGGGGCAGTGCCACTTCGTGCCCTGCCGCGAGCTTGGCATGCAGGCCGGTTCCGTGCAGAGCGGCAACACCGTGCTCCTGAGCGTGGTCTGCTCTTCTGGCGTGCTCCCCTTTGGCGTGGACGCGCTGGAAGCCGCCATCAAAAAATTCCTGCCTCCGAAATTGCAGGAATCCAACCTCAAAGCGCTGGAACTGGGCAAGGCCTACGTGAATAAATAGCGCCTTGCATGCAGGCCCGCCACAGCTGCGGCACCTGAACGTAAAACCATTATGAACGCAAGGAGCCCCTTCAATGAAGGGGCTCCTTTTTTGTGACGGAATAATTTTTGCCTCAGCAATTCTGCATCTGCTCAATGAGGCCTTCAAGATTTTTGGCCTGGGCAGAGAGCCCCGCAACGGCGCGCGAGGCTGCGCTCATGGCAACAGCGGTTTGCCGCGAAAGACTGGTGACATCCCCAATTGTGCGGTTGATCTGGTCCGTGGCAACAGCCTGTTGCTCGCTGGCTGTGGCAATGGCGCTGACCTGATTGGCGGTTTCTTCCACTGTTCCCACAATGCCCTCCAGC
Proteins encoded in this window:
- a CDS encoding indolepyruvate oxidoreductase subunit beta; this translates as MKTQEMQKRMRIFFTGVGGQGTLTATTLLARTALEAGLDVVAGEVHGMAQRGGVVESVMLLGGWRSPKLDYGEADVLLGFEPLETLRALPYLQPGGAIFSSSDALPPLSVSLGKAVYPDMPHIMEKTRQVAGQCHFVPCRELGMQAGSVQSGNTVLLSVVCSSGVLPFGVDALEAAIKKFLPPKLQESNLKALELGKAYVNK